CCAGTGCACGGCGCCGTTGTCGTCACCCGACTTGAGTTTGGTACGCACCGCCACCGCCGCCTCGCGCTCGGCGCGGATTCCACGGTTGGGCGTCGGCGTCGCTTTCAGATATCCAACATCGGCCGGCACTGCGGGCGCGGTGGTGTTGGTCCGCACACAACGCGGTTGATCAGGGCCAACGACCTGACCGGACGCCGAACGGTAGACGGCCCACGGATCGCGGATCTCGACGAGGGCCGCGCGAATGCCTGGTTGAGCGTCCGTGATCGACTGCGCGCCGGCCGCGGCCGCCAGCGCCTTGGATTCGACCTGACCCCAATCCACCTCGTCGCTGCCGACCCGGAACTCGCGCAGCTTGTTGACGAACTGGCGCAGGTACGCTTTCACGTCCGACGCGATCGGCTGGTCCTGCGCCGCGATGGCGCGCGGCACCGCGCTTGTCGCGAGCGCGAGCACGCCGGCAAAGAGCAACGCACGCATGGTCATAGGAGTTCGCATAGGTGTTCGCATAGGAGTTCGCATTGGGGTGTGTACATCACAGCGAATAGAAGCGCGCCGCGGTGCTCTTCTCAAGCCTGGACATGTCCTTCAAGGGACCGCATGTTAGCGAATTGGGCCGAGCCGTTTCAGCGCCGATGCTGACTGCAATCGCCCCACCTCTCAATTTCTGGAGTGTCCATGCGCCGCATACTCGCGTCACTCGCCGTCGCCGTGCTCGCCGGATGCTCCGAACACTCCATTGCGTCGAGTGACGCCAACGCACCCGAGCTCGAGGGGCCGCGCCTCGTGAAGAACGGCGCGCTCGACGGCGTCGCCCATCCGCAAGTCGGCCTGATGGTCGCGAAGGACGCCGACGGCACTCCGATGTGGCGCTGCAGTGGGACGCTGATTTCGCCAACCGTGTACCTGACCGCCGGACACTGCACCTCAGGTGCGACCACTGTCGAAGTCTGGTTCACGGCCGATCTTGAAGCGGGCTTTCCCGGTAACGGCTATCCGTCCACGGGTGAAGTCGCGGGTACGCCCTACACCCACCCGCAGTACAATGAGGCGGCGTTCTTCGTGATGGACGTGGGCGTCGTGGTGCTCAATGCCCCTGTCGTCGCAGCGGCCTACGGCACGCTACCAGACGAGAATGCGCTCGAGGCACTGGCGCGCGTCCGCGGCCGGCAGGACCAGACGTTCACGGCGGTTGGTTATGGCTTGCAGCAGGCAAACCCCGTGTTCGTCGTGGCCGAACGGATTCGCATGAGCGCGTCTCCGCGTTTGGTGCAGATCAACTCCGGTCTCACCGGCGCGCACTCGCTCCTCCTGTCAAACAATACCGCGACCGGTGGCACCTGTTTCGGCGACTCAGGCGGACCGAACTTCGTCGGCACCTCCCTCGTGATAGGAGGGGTGACGTCGTTCGCCCTGAACGGCAATTGCGCCGGCACCGGCGGCGTATTCCGCCTCGACCGGAAGGTCGCCCGCGACTGGGTTCTGAGCATGATGTAAGCGGCACCGTAACCTCAGTCCGAAACGCGTTACGGCTTCTTCGCGAACGTGGCCTCCATCAGCACCCAGA
This region of Gemmatimonas groenlandica genomic DNA includes:
- a CDS encoding S41 family peptidase, with the protein product MRTPMTMRALLFAGVLALATSAVPRAIAAQDQPIASDVKAYLRQFVNKLREFRVGSDEVDWGQVESKALAAAAGAQSITDAQPGIRAALVEIRDPWAVYRSASGQVVGPDQPRCVRTNTTAPAVPADVGYLKATPTPNRGIRAEREAAVAVRTKLKSGDDNGAVHWIIDLRGYFMGTLPAAVIGLAPIMGDGTVFKMQYANNVVPFNANESSIKSNGDELQMDLGKFKLSSQKRRIAVLVDGGTAGVGELLAIAFMGRSNTRVFGTPTCGIPPMRLVPQKLKDGAEFSVSAFRVQDRDGRVYRGPIEPNERIDGEADLFSRVLDWVSTGK
- a CDS encoding trypsin-like serine protease: MRRILASLAVAVLAGCSEHSIASSDANAPELEGPRLVKNGALDGVAHPQVGLMVAKDADGTPMWRCSGTLISPTVYLTAGHCTSGATTVEVWFTADLEAGFPGNGYPSTGEVAGTPYTHPQYNEAAFFVMDVGVVVLNAPVVAAAYGTLPDENALEALARVRGRQDQTFTAVGYGLQQANPVFVVAERIRMSASPRLVQINSGLTGAHSLLLSNNTATGGTCFGDSGGPNFVGTSLVIGGVTSFALNGNCAGTGGVFRLDRKVARDWVLSMM